In the genome of Aequorivita sp. H23M31, the window TTTGTAATGATACTGAAGGAAGCGAATATTCTCCCCAAAAATTTCCTACAAGCAATGATGTAGCGGCGGTGAGGTTAGATACGGATGGAAAACAAAGATTATACAGATATAATTCCGAAACAGGTGTCTCTAACGAAATAATAGAAAATCTCCAAGTGGCATATTTTGCCTTTTATAACAATGAGAAAATGCTGGCCACGGTTCTATCCGGCGACATTATGGATTTGGTTCTGGTTAACTTAAAAACAAAATCCACGGATACCTTATTGGAAAATGCAGGAAGATCTTTACAAAAAATTCCTGGTAACAATTCAATGTCGTATACCCTGGTAAATGAGGATAAAAATCTGGATTTATATGTATTGGATATGAATTTAAAGGAAAGTTTTTTTATATGTGAGTTACCTTCTGGAACCCAGGATTATGTTTGGCTAAACGACACACAAATTTTAACGGGAAAAGGAAGCAAACTTTATATTTATGATACCTTGGGAACATCTGAATGGAATAGAGTGGCTTCCTTGGAAGAATATGAAATAAATGATATCACCCGAATGGCAATAAGTCCGGACGGGAAAAAGCTAGCTCTTGTTGCAGCAGAAAATTAGAAATTCTTATAAAGAAGTTTTATACATTCTGTTTTTATTCTTTACTTAAGTCTGCAAACATTAAGGTTCCATCTCATTAAAAATATCAAACCATTATTACGCTTAAATCTGTACTTTTGGACGATATGCGCAAATTAGTCTGTTTATTTTCATTTAGTATTACCTTGCTTTTTGGAACTGGAAATCTTTCAGCACAAGAGATAGCGCTTTTGCATTATGGCGGAGGTGGCGATTGGTATGCGAATCCTACTTCCCTTCCCAACCTTATAAAATTCTGCAACCAGAATATCGACACGGCCATTCAGGAGAAACCAGAAACTGTTACTCCGGGAAGTGTAGATCTTTTTGATTATCCATTTGTGCATATGACGGGTCATGGAAATGTTTATTTTTCTCCTGAGGAAGCTGAAAACCTGCGGAAATATCTGATAAGTGGCGGTTTTCTTCATATAGATGACAACTATGGAATGGACCAATATATCCGAAAGGAAATTGTAAAAATATTTCCTAACAAGGAATTAAAAGAGCTGCCTGCCAACCATCCGATCTTTAATTATTTCTATAAATTCCCTCAAGGCTTGCCAAAAATACACGAACATGATGGACTGCCGCCGCAAGCGTTCGGAATCTACGTAGAGGACAGATTGGTTTTGGTCTATACCTATGAAACCGACCTTGGCGATGGATGGGAAAATCCAGAAGTTCATAACGATCCTCCAGAAGTAAGATTAAAAGCTTTGCAAATGGGCGCCAATTTGGTAAAATACGTATTTGAGAATTAGTCTTTGGAAATCAGCCATATTCCAAACTTCATTCTTAGACCATTTCAGAGCCTATATATTAAGGGAAGGCTGAGATAACCCCAAATTTTAAACTCAAAAACCAAAAATTGTTATGATTGAGTAAATTTGAGTGGCGAAACCCCGATGAAATTTGCATCGATGTCCTTAACATAACTTTTATTATTGACATCTTGGAATATAGTATATTTACCAAGTGAGAAACAGAGCAAAAGCAATTACTCTTGGTATCCTAAGAGCCGTGGCCATAATGGCCGGGATTGTTATTTTGTTGTGGTTTCTGTATCAAATACAAGAACTGATTCTCTTTATCGGTCTTGCCCTAGTACTTTCACTTATAGGACGTCCCGTAGTCCAATTTTTAAAACATCGTTGTAAGTTTGGGAATGCGTTGGCCTCGGTTACCACATTGCTTTTGATTTTAGGGGGTTTAGCATTACTGCTGAGTATTTTTATACCAGTAATTATTGAACAGGGAAAACATATTTCAAAAATTGATTTCAATCAGGTAAAGCAGGATCTAAACGAGTTAAACATTCAAGCCAGTGATTACCTGGGAGTAGACCACTTTCAATTGGTAGAGGCGTTTAAACGTTCCTCATATGTCCAAAATTTCAATGTTGAATTAATACCTAGTTTTCTGCAGATTCTCTTTGGAAGTATTGGAAGCCTTGTTGTTGGAATTTTTGCGGTACTTTTCATTCTATTTTTCCTTCTCAAGGATGAAAGCCTTCTCGCCCGGAGCGTGCTAACTCTATCTCGAACAGGTGATGAGGAAAAGTACAAACGGGTTCTGTTAAAGATAAACGAGCTTTTATCGCGTTATTTTATCGGTCTTCTGCTCCAAATGACGATTCTGGTTTTATTTTATTCCGTTCTCCTTCTATATTTGGAGGTTGAAGATGCCATTGCCGTTGCCCTCATCTGTGCCTTCCTTAACATTATCCCCTACTTGGGGCCACTAATAGGCTGGGCACTTATGCTCTTGGTAATAGTGTCCAACAATCTCGGCGCCGATTTTTCAACCGGACTTCTTCCTCTACTATTAATAGCATCCATTGGCTATGCCATTGCACAACTTTTTGATAATCTGATCTCCCAACCTGTGATCTTTGGGAGAAGCGTGCGATCACATCCATTGGAAATATTTATGGTTATTTTGATCGGTGGCTTTTTGTTCGGTATCATAGGAATGGTTTTGGCTGTACCTACCTATACAAGTATAAAAGTAATTGCCAAGGAGTTCCTCTCAGAACACAAAGTGGTAAAACACCTTACCCGAAACCTCTAATAATTGCTTAATAAAAAACTTTTAAATAGCGAAGTACAGGATTTTATAACGTCTTATGATGGCGATTTGTTCAAGCTCGCATTCGTGAAAAGTCCCTTTAAAAATGTTTCCATCCAAGAATTAGTTCAGCAAATTGAGAGCAGAAGAAAAGTGGAAAAAAAATTGCCCACATGGTTTGGATCGTCAAACATATTGTATCCACCAATGCTCAATCTAGAGCAAACCTCATCGGAAATTACTGGAAAATACAAGGCTTCTATGATAAGTGGAAAAACTATAGCAGATATCACCGGCGGGTTTGGTGTAGATAGCTTTTTCTTCTCCGAAAACTTTGAAGAAGTCTTTCATTTTGAAATTAATACCGAGCTTTCAGAGATAGCTCAACATAATTTTAAGGTTTTGAATAGATTAAATGTTCGTTGTTCAACGGAAGACGGACTGAATAACATTTTAAAAAATAAATATGACGTAATCTATTCCGATCCATCCCGTCGTCACGAAAGTAAAGGAAAGGTCTTTTTCCTGAAAGATTGCCAGCCCAATATTCCAGAAAATATTTATGAAGTATTAAATCACTGTGATATTTTTCTACTAAAGACCTCTCCGATGTTGGACATTTCGGTTGGTCTAAATGAATTGAAGGGTGTATCTGAAATACATATTGTAGCTGTTGAAAATGAAGTAAAGGAATTATTGTGGCTTCTTAGAAAAGATTATGAAGAACCATTAAAAATTTATACGGTCAATTTTACAAAATCAGCAATAGAAAAATTTCAATTTACTTGGAACCAAACTTCAGAAGCTTCATACAGTTTGCCACAAAAATATCTATATGAACCCAATACTGCCATTTTAAAGAGTGGAGCATTCAATTTACTTTCTGAAAAACTAGAGTTGCATAAACTTCATAAAAATACGCATCTTTATACAAGCCAAGCATTAAAAGATTTCCCCGGTCGAAAGTTTTTAATTGAAAAAATGGTTCCCTACACCAAATCTGAAATGCGGGCGGCATTATCTTTTGAGAAAGCCAATATCGCCATTAGAAACTTTCCTGAATCGGTTGCCACGATTCGTAAAAAATGGAAAATAGCAGATGGCGGAAACATCTATCTTTTCTTTACAACCAATTTGGAAGATAAGAAGATAATGATTGTTTGCTCTAAATTGTAAAGCACCTCTGAATGGATAATATTATACTCCACTTGATTGATTTTAATGCCTTTGAGATTTATCTATAAAAAAGACTATTTTTTGTTTGCGTTATTACAATTGAAGAGCTACATTTGCAACCGCAATTTAAAGCGATACGTTCATAAAAAATTGGAGAGGTGCCGGAGTGGTAACGGAGCAGATTGCTAATCTGTCGACGGGTAACCGTCGCCAGGGTTCGAGTCCCTGTCTCTCCGCATTGACATAAAACAGGAAGCATTCTAAGTTGCCGGATTTAGAATTTGTTTTTTTGTTAAGGTTGATAAAGTTCTAAAAAACTTTTTCGGGGTGTAGCGTAGCCCGGTTATCGCGTCCCGATTTTGCATCGGGAAGATCGCAGTTATCGAATCGCAAGAAGTTGAAAGTACTTCGGGGTGTAGCGTAGCCCGGTTATCGCGTCCCGATTTTGCATCGGGAAGATCGCAGTTATCGAATCGCAAGAAGTTGAAAGTACTTCGGGGTGTAGCGTAGCCCGGTTATCGCGTCCCGATTTTGCATCGGGAAGATCGCAGTTATCGAATCGCAAGAAGTTGAAAGTACTTCGGGGTGTAGCGTAGCCCGGTTATCGCGTCCCGATTTTGCATCGGGAAGATCGCAGTTAACGAATCGCAAGAAGTTGAAAGTACTT includes:
- a CDS encoding TolB-like translocation protein; the protein is MNKLVFTFFILCCGFIFSQDNTEVYVFDIAPSYGGLDVMNAQNISNNKGYNNQPSFISNEVVVFAKNNEGQTDIAEYNLTTKTEKWICNDTEGSEYSPQKFPTSNDVAAVRLDTDGKQRLYRYNSETGVSNEIIENLQVAYFAFYNNEKMLATVLSGDIMDLVLVNLKTKSTDTLLENAGRSLQKIPGNNSMSYTLVNEDKNLDLYVLDMNLKESFFICELPSGTQDYVWLNDTQILTGKGSKLYIYDTLGTSEWNRVASLEEYEINDITRMAISPDGKKLALVAAEN
- a CDS encoding AI-2E family transporter, encoding MRNRAKAITLGILRAVAIMAGIVILLWFLYQIQELILFIGLALVLSLIGRPVVQFLKHRCKFGNALASVTTLLLILGGLALLLSIFIPVIIEQGKHISKIDFNQVKQDLNELNIQASDYLGVDHFQLVEAFKRSSYVQNFNVELIPSFLQILFGSIGSLVVGIFAVLFILFFLLKDESLLARSVLTLSRTGDEEKYKRVLLKINELLSRYFIGLLLQMTILVLFYSVLLLYLEVEDAIAVALICAFLNIIPYLGPLIGWALMLLVIVSNNLGADFSTGLLPLLLIASIGYAIAQLFDNLISQPVIFGRSVRSHPLEIFMVILIGGFLFGIIGMVLAVPTYTSIKVIAKEFLSEHKVVKHLTRNL
- a CDS encoding DUF4159 domain-containing protein, whose amino-acid sequence is MRKLVCLFSFSITLLFGTGNLSAQEIALLHYGGGGDWYANPTSLPNLIKFCNQNIDTAIQEKPETVTPGSVDLFDYPFVHMTGHGNVYFSPEEAENLRKYLISGGFLHIDDNYGMDQYIRKEIVKIFPNKELKELPANHPIFNYFYKFPQGLPKIHEHDGLPPQAFGIYVEDRLVLVYTYETDLGDGWENPEVHNDPPEVRLKALQMGANLVKYVFEN
- a CDS encoding class I SAM-dependent methyltransferase, giving the protein MLNKKLLNSEVQDFITSYDGDLFKLAFVKSPFKNVSIQELVQQIESRRKVEKKLPTWFGSSNILYPPMLNLEQTSSEITGKYKASMISGKTIADITGGFGVDSFFFSENFEEVFHFEINTELSEIAQHNFKVLNRLNVRCSTEDGLNNILKNKYDVIYSDPSRRHESKGKVFFLKDCQPNIPENIYEVLNHCDIFLLKTSPMLDISVGLNELKGVSEIHIVAVENEVKELLWLLRKDYEEPLKIYTVNFTKSAIEKFQFTWNQTSEASYSLPQKYLYEPNTAILKSGAFNLLSEKLELHKLHKNTHLYTSQALKDFPGRKFLIEKMVPYTKSEMRAALSFEKANIAIRNFPESVATIRKKWKIADGGNIYLFFTTNLEDKKIMIVCSKL